Sequence from the Equus quagga isolate Etosha38 chromosome 15, UCLA_HA_Equagga_1.0, whole genome shotgun sequence genome:
TAGCACCCCTCCCAGTTGTGACCACCAAAAATGTTTCGAGACTCAGCGATAGCTTTTAAAGTACCAAAGTGCTTTACATTCTTTATTCAAAATAAGACTTTGGGTTCAGCATTTTTTAGATgtaacacatacagaaaaataaacataaagcaGAACagtcaaaatgtttttttaaaaaccctcagaattgaaaagacattttaaaccACAAAGATATaactatgcttttaaaaatcaaggagaaaCACAAGGGCTGGGTTTTGACTACAGTAGTTCTTAGTTTAAATAAACGTTATCAAAAATCACATTCACAGGAATTTGTTATTCATCTCAGACATTCCACTTGGCACATTTCTCAAGCAAATCTTAAAACGGAGGTTAATGAGGTTATTTTCTCTCACCTTATTAGAAGGAACTGTGTAAAATTCATGCAATCACATAAAAATATGCTGTCTGAAATAGTGGCCCACTCTTGTCTCTGCTGCATGCCTGATAAAGGCGCGCTCGGCCCCATCTGGTTTCAGCTAAGGAGGACAGACACTATGCCAACAAAAGCTGATGCTCATCTTTGCTCCAGCTCTGatgaccacccccacccccaggtagGGCTGGAAACTTGCACTTCCTTTGGCACGTCAGCACCCTCCACAGGCAGTCTCCCTAGGAAGCTCAGGGGTTTCAGAGAGACACGTAGGTAAGCCACACTGCATTTTCAGACCCGGGAGAAACGACTCGGCTGTTTCAGTGATATTACAGTGGCAATCAGCCTTAACAATAACGGGCTCTGGGCAAACACACGGAAGTCAGACTCCATCGGTACTCACCGAGGAAGCCTTTGCACATTAGGTTGGGTCTCCCTGCCCTACAGTCCCAAACCTCTGCCATCACATAATGGGTCAGGCTTCGCAGGTGTCTCTGCCACTGCCTCTGACATTTGTGCCTACAGAGAATGTTGCTGAATCATTTTAGAAACCCTTGGCTGCAACAAATTTATCTGGATAGTGAAGACTCTGAAAGATCTTATGAACCAACTAGATGGGGCAGAGTCAAAAGTGAAGGCTCAGAAAGCTGTGCCTTCGACCTCGCAGCTATCAGTGCCCTTCTGCTCAGGCCAGGTctggggggttggggaggacACACCACAGCCCAGGGCAGAGACCCAAGCAGGCGTCTCATCCCCTCCACCTTCTCAGGGCTCTAGATAGCGGCAGGTCGTGCTGGGCAGGGGCAACACCCAGGCTCAGAAGTCAGTGCCTTTACAACCCATTTTGAGGGTGCGGTTTCCTCTGCCAGAAAAACCAGTCTTTCAGGGCATGTTGCTCCAATACATAAATTCATTTTCAGTGACTTGCTGGGAAACAGCAAATCCAGAATAACTCAGGATCTAGTAACAGAAGCAACCTCTAGTTCAGATTTTGGGGAGTAGGGGCAAAGTGGGAGGCTCACAAACTTTTCTAAATATGtactaacttttgtttttttttgcaaAAGAACATGTATTTCATTGTTAAGCACTTGTCTACAATTTAACATACATTAATATCTGCAATTATCCATTTAATATCAATTTGTAGATATTCCAGGGACCTTCAAACTCAGATTTATAAAATTACAATCCTAATACAATAAATGGCAGCTCTGGTGatctagtgattaagatttgttgctctcactgctgtggcctgggttcatttcccagtcagcgAACCACACCACGCATCTGTTGGctgtcacactgtggcggctgcaGGTTGCCGTGATACTGAAAGCTACGTCacctgtatttcaaataccagcagggtcacccttggtggacaagtttcagcagagcttccagactaggcagactaggaagaaagacctgccacccacttccgaaaacattggccatgaaaacccgtGAATAGCTGCGAAGTGGTACACGGTCTGATACAGcccagaaagtgagaggatggcacaaaaagaccgggcagggttctgctctgctgtccacagcgTCACcaggagtcggaatccactcgactgcactaacaacaacaaacaatatAATAAATAGGACTCACTAATCTTGGGGTCTGCAGTTAATTGTGACATGGGTGGTAACACACAGGTTTTGAGGTTTTCTGCCTGAATGTCAAAAACAACATGCCTGAAGTCTGTGCTTAAAAACACGATTGCTACTTAaccaaacagaaagaaacagatggAATGCTCTGGACTATTTAAGAGGTTCTGAATataaattcacatttctttttaaataatgtaaaaattaggaaaaaacctAACTCTCTCCAAGAAATAGTAACCTCTTTCACCTGCTTAGGGTATAAAAAGATGCCACTTCAGCTGTACCAGAACAGCCTCCTGACAACAAGGGTTCCTTATCCAAAGATCTCAAGGGAGGAGCTGAAACCACATATCCTCTAAGAGCACTGCAAGGCAGCCCCTTTAAAGACCATCAGCTTCCTGTGACCACAAACTTCTCATCTGCTGGAGAAGATGCTTCCTCAACATAACATGTATAGCTATTTGTAGAAAAGCCATTTACAGGATGTGCTCATGAATTTTTCAACTCGGAGATTAAATGTTTCAAGCTTAGTTCACAAAATCCACCTGCCTTCAATCTTCATTCCATTCAGATTTTCAGACCAAATTTCCCATTTCAGGATACATTAGGATGCTGTTGACTTTCCATGGGAAATGACTTGAGGTAACAAGTTTCAAAGGACCTGAGCAAGTCAACAATATGATTGTACCTAAGCAAGCAAGTACAATCATGGAGAAATTATACTGctctaatttctttaaatgtctgtaaGTTACTCTAAAATATCTTTGATTACcagagatatttgtatatatgtagaCTTCCCAGCTGAACTGGCTCTGAACTCATGACTTAAATAAACTTCTATTCTATTAGAGTCACTGGGCAAATCTCACTAGCACATCTTAAAAGTAAGCCCTTGACCTTTGCCATCTCAAAAATCTACATTCAGCTGAAATGTGACTCTATTCTTTCCTTGCCAAAATTTGTCAGCTCACAGATGGCCAAGGTCAAAGAACTAAACTCCACAAAATGTGAAGTCTACCAAAAAGATTCAAAGGAGTTTAAATCCTAATGAGCCTAAATTACAGTATTTAGCACTCCAACAACCAGCTCTTGGAGGATTAAAAGACCATTTAGGGCTGCATTCTAACAGTCTCCTTGATCAGCTAAAAGGAGtccagagaggaaaatgaaaatataccaggCCACCTAGAATGTGTCTATTATGGAGTCTGGAAGAGAAATCAGGGGCAGCCTCTCCCAGCCAGCTTCCAGGCGCTGCCCACTTATCTACAAGATGCCAGGACCATTCTGTAGGAGGAAAGGCCAGGTCCCTGGGCTGAGCCCAGGTTGTCAGgttctccctgctcccagccccttgCCCCTGCGACCACAAAGAGTACACCCCAGATCCCTGGAAGACCGTCCAGGCCCTGGCATCATGGGCTTGGCTGGGCAAAGGCCGAACAGCAAACAGCTCGCTGTTTGTCAGAGTTGTTTGTTAAGGTACCACACGTCATGGTGCTCCCTTTAACCTACAAACCTGTGTCCCACTCTGTGAACCAAAAATGCACATTTGATTCAGTTCCACAATGCCACATCCCATTTCCTCCCAAAGGCTGTTCCTTGTGCTCCTGACAAAGTACACGTGACACAGATCACTATACCCCCAGTGGCTCCAAGCCACACGCTCCTAAGAAACACAAGACTGAGTCAGGGAATGAAAAAATTTAGCATACTAAAATATGCAAAAACTGTGTGCTAGAAAGCAGAAACAGGGGAAACTcatgaaataataatgtacaaagaGACCAACACTAAAACTCCGAAAAGGAAATGAGCAGAAGGCTCTGCTTCGCTGTGAGCTGGCATCTGTGAACAGGCTCAAGAACCACAGCGTCACCAAGAGAGGCCCTCATCCCTggtcaggcagagggaaaggcacAGCAGGTGAGGGCGTGGTCGGATGGACAGCCGCAGGGCACTGGACAGGAGAAAGTCCCCCTGCCCCTACAGCCACGGTTCGTGGCCGACAACTGCCCCCACCAGGTGCTGCAGGAAGGCTGCCTGAGCAGTGGCCCTGCTCCCCGTGGACAGAGatgcctcagtgtccccagaaCTCAGGGAGCTCCCAGGGTCCAGTGCCCACTCCCTGGAGCAGGATCCTGGCCTCCCTAAGTTAGCTCTTGGAGCCGCCTGGTCACCTTGCTTCACAAACCTGGGGGTGATGAGGGGAAACCATGTTCCATACAGACTGCCACATTTCCAGCTACGCGGCTGAAACTAGATAGAAACACATTTCACTGAGCATTCCCTGAGCCAGTGACCCAGGCACCCACCTGCCCTAAGGAAGAATCgggactctctctctctgagtcatTAAATGAGCTGAGCAGAACTTAGCTTAAACATCTTGCTCAGCTCTAGTGATTAAAACTATTACATTTTGGAGCAGAATGACACTCGCTTACCCAAGTTGAGGTAAATATTGCAAAAAAGCAGCAACTGCCTCGTGGGAATTTTGTCTTTGGGATGAGTCTGTGCGTTTTCGTTCCATTCAGAGAATATACTGTTAAATACTTCCTTACTCTGGTCAGGAATTATTCCCCTTCCTTTGAAACTAACTTTTCAGAAACAAAACCTATCTTCACTTCCTTACATTTCTTTACAAAATGTTTGCTATCAGTCTACAGTGAAAAACTGgcactttataaaataaacttgaCTTGGAAGATTGCCAATTCTAGTACTTGGAAAGGCTATAACCAAGTGCAGGAAGACTGGActgttcaaaatatttcacaaaattctgAACCTTAGAAAAGCTATTCTCCAAGACTTGTGGGATAGCAAAGctagatttcctttttaaaaaccatgtttGGCATTCATTATATtataaaacaagtatttttttaaattaattctttgaattccaaaatatacttttgaaaatCAACAATAGCTTTTATAAGAATGGAAAATTTGCTATACATACCTCTTAAAAAACCCACTTATCTATTTTGTTCTAGATTTAATGGgttaccattttaaagtataccaGACAAAAGGATCTCTATTTTGATCATTATATTGGTCAATTATATTTGATcaatatacattatatatcatTACATAATCCAAAACAATCCAAAAGAATGCATTATTACCATATAAACCAGCCTTTCAAACTGTATTATAGGCTATATACACTATCGATACTTTTCAactaaaatgtattcataaatacataagaaaaatataaaatgtatttatctattattatgcaataatgcactttttaaaaaatggtactTCAGACCCAATACCGGACACTGCATGAAAAGGCTTGATTGCTTTTGTGTTTAGTAAACAAAAAATGATGTAAATCTaataattgcttatttttattgttataaagttTTTTATAAGCATATGTgaattaagaatttattatttcatcaaCATGACCATTTTTTAGCCTGCTTTACTCCAATGTAAATTATAATGAATTAACTTCTGATGGCTTTCACTaataagttattaaaatttttccatgATCAATTACCTTTGACAAACACTGCTTCCGTCAAAAGAGATGTCACCAACCCAGAGTTCAAAGTAAGTATTTCTATAGCTTAAGACATCCAAGTTTGAGGCATGGAAATATCCAGCAGTTTTTGGAGCTTGATATTAATTCAGCTGGGTGCTATATTTCAGTTGCACTGATGTATTATTGTTTCTTAGATGAAAGAAGGCAGCAGGAAGAttccccccccacccacccagtaCAGCAGTCAGTGTACATTTGGTGTCTTAGTGTTTATTCTAACCTATTTACCTTTACTCAAAGGAGACCTAGTTCAAGTGGCAAATTTTACTAAAAGTTTAACTGCTTTATTAGGTATAACTCTCAGCatacagtgttaaaaaaaatactacttctctagagcaggggttggcaaactttctatAAAGggctggatagtaaatattttagatcttGCCATATGGTCTTTGTCGCATCTACTCAACTCTGCTCTTATAGCAGCAAAGCAGTGAGAGGGAATATGTACACGAATgtgcatggctgtgttccaataaaactttatttatggacacatttgaatttcatacaaCTTTCATGTGTCGCAAAATAgtgttcttcttttaaatttttccaactgtttaaaaatgtaaaaaccattcttaactcTGGGACCCTACAAGAACAGGCTTCAGGCTgaatttggcccatgggctgtagtaTGCCTATCCTAGTTCCTATAGAGCAACAGTGAAACCATCCCTCCTTAAAGATTACCACTCCAaaacaaaatgatggaaaatatgaaaactaaatatGGAAATATGGAAAGATAAATTACCAAGGGATGACCGAGGTGTGAAGAAATCAAGTCCTCATCCAAGATGCTCACGCATGGCCACCCCATCTTGGTCTCCAGAGCCATCAGCAGTGAGTGAAGAAAGCCGACCAGACCCTTTGCCCGCAGTCCCGCCACGCGCAGGGCGCCCATCCGGTTCTGAGCAGCATTTGCTTGCTGGGCACGCTTCACGTGTCAACTCACCACTACTCCTGTGGCTCCGAGTGGGACAGAAAGCCACCTTTCCATCCCCCATGTCCTGCGCTTGGAGTCCAGCCACTGAGAGTCCAGCCTCTCTGACTGCTAATGGCCCACAGAAGTCCGGCCTCTAGTGTGTGCTCCGCCTACACaaagggggctgggggccagggacCAGCTCTTCAGGCTCACAGCCAAGGCCTACCGGATTACTCTGGCATTTCAATTCACCAAGCATctgatttggggggggggggggggggggacagaaCGCCTCctacaaaacattttaaagaacacTTTTGCCCAGTATGGGAAATCTGGGCCTTTCCACATcagagaggaaggatggaagaaaggaaatttggaaacacGCTGTTTAACTATTGTTAAAGTGCGCGGGTCATCAGCTGAGGAAAATGGCCTGACTGCCAAGGCCTCCTCAGCTCCCAGGAGCTGAAATACAAGGCACAGGATAAAAGAGTGTGCAAGTGgcctttacttttttaaaggacatttacACAAAGGCATAATAACGTCAAGAAAGGCAAACATCTCCCAGGTTCCAGTTAAGAAAAAAGGACCGCCCAGAAACAGGCCGCGGGGCGAAGGCCCTGGCGCGCGCCACAGCCCTGCGCCCTCCTTTGCACGGTGTGGCGCGACGCTTCGTCCTTTCCCTGAGGCCTGAGGGGTCTCCAGCGAGCTGCAAAGGCTGGAACACGACGCCTACGGTTAAAAACAAATCCCAAGGTCTTACAGCTGTGCTAGGGTCTCGGAGCTTTTTTCTTGGAGAAAGCTACTGCTCAGGAGTCTTGAGCACCGCTTCCCATTGCGACGCGGGGCGAGAATTCTAGAGGCCATCGAGGAAGGCCTAAGCGACAAGAAAACGGCCGGGTCACCACGCTTGCTCGAAGGGACGGTCTGGCTGCAAGGTGACGGTGAAGCggctccctcctttccttccacgCTCCCCTCACTCCAGGTGGACGCCGCTCAGCAAAGCGTCAGGGCGGGTCCCTGGGACGGGGCCCCTCGCGCGGTCCTGAGCGCTGGGGGTGGGCGCGGCCGAGGGCCGCCTGGCGCTCAGAGCGCGTCCGCCGGGCGCACGTATCGCAGCGTGTAGTTGGCTCCCGCGTTGTTGTCCCAGTACTCGCCTTGGGCGCAGCGGTAGCAGACGGCGAAGTGGACGGCGACGCCTGGCGCGTCCGCGTCCTCCCCCTCCTTGGGCTGCAGGCCGGGGGGTAGGCACAGCGAGAAGTGGAAGCGCTcggctcctggctcctcctcgGCATCCCCGGTCCCCCCCGACGCCCCATCTGGCGGCAGCGGCTCCGCTGGCTCGGGCTGCAGCTCGGCCGGCACGTCCAGGAAGGAGCGCCATTCCGTGAAGGTGTAGCGCACCGCCACGGCCCTCGGCCCGGGGCAGCCCAGCACCCGGCCGGAGCCCGTCACCTCCGCGCCCGGGAGCGCCGGGCAGTGCACGCGCTCCAAGCACACGCGCTGCCGCCGCAGGCGCTCGGCCGCGGCGCCCGGCCCGGGAAGCTGGAAGAGGGGCCGCAGCCGGGGAGGCGGCGCGGAGAGGGGCGCGGCCGCGGCCAGCAGGCCGGGGAGCTGCTCCAGGTCCTCGGAGCGCATGGGGAAGCTGCGGAGACGGGACAGCACGGCGGGCGGCACCTGCGGCTCCTCGGCCTCGCTGAAGTGCTTCACGCTGGCCAGGCTCAGCCCCAGCGCGTCCGCGAACTGCACCCGCTTCTTGCACTTGGCGCAGCAGCCGCCGGGGCCGTGCGACACGCCCTCGGGCCTCTCGCCGCCCTCCGCGCCGAGCCCCAGGGCaagctgctgccgctgctgcagAAACTTCGCCGCCTGCAGGATCGGGTCGGCGGGCAGGGAGAAGGAGcgcgcgcggcggcggcggcggcattCCAGCAGCTCCTCCGGCTCCCGGAGGGCAGCCTCTTCCCCCGGGGCTGGGGGCTCAGCGTCGGGGCTCGAGGCCTCCGACATGCTGCCGCCGTCCCCGCCACCTTCCATGCAAGGGACCGCTGGGGCTGGCAGCTCCTCAGCTGGCGGGGGGTCTACACACGGTGCAGGCCCCTGCGCCTCCGAACTTAGCAGCTGCGCCCCCTGGGGCTCCATGACGCCGTCTGGCCGGGGGACTTGTCCAGGTCGCGAACCCCCGGCTCAAGACTCCTCTGGAGACTTAACGTCTTGGGTCGTTGCAAGAGCGCGCAGCGCCCGCTCGGGGCTCCAGAGGAGAACGCACGTCCACTGGGGCGCCTCCGGGTTTCAGCGGACTGGGAGGAGGATACGGGCCTGGGGCGGGCTCCGGCGGCATTGAACCTGCCTGCGGCGGGGGAGGGTCCAGGGGGCGGTGCGGGCCGGCCTCCCGCTACCTGGCGCTGCCGCCGGAACACCTGGAAGCGAGGCGGCACCCGGCTGGAGCGAGTGGGCGGGGTCCCCGAATGCTGCCGCAAAAGCGGGGAGCCGGCTTTCTGGAAGTCAGGGgctcccttttccctccctcgCAGCCCAGCCCAGCCGAGCGGGGCCCGCGTCGGTCCTGCCTCCGGAGCTCCGGGGGTGAACTCGCGCTCAGCTTTCGTGGACACGGGCTCTCCTCCTGCTCATGAAGTGGACTCCCCAGGTCCTTACGGGTCGGCCTTCGGGGGTCGCAGAGCAGGCTCCTCTCGGCTGTCGCGTCGGCACAGAAGTCCCCGAGGCAGGCGCGCAATTGAGGACAGCTCGCCTGCGGGGCAGCGGGGAGGCGGCTGGG
This genomic interval carries:
- the PPP1R3G gene encoding protein phosphatase 1 regulatory subunit 3G — its product is MEPQGAQLLSSEAQGPAPCVDPPPAEELPAPAVPCMEGGGDGGSMSEASSPDAEPPAPGEEAALREPEELLECRRRRRARSFSLPADPILQAAKFLQQRQQLALGLGAEGGERPEGVSHGPGGCCAKCKKRVQFADALGLSLASVKHFSEAEEPQVPPAVLSRLRSFPMRSEDLEQLPGLLAAAAPLSAPPPRLRPLFQLPGPGAAAERLRRQRVCLERVHCPALPGAEVTGSGRVLGCPGPRAVAVRYTFTEWRSFLDVPAELQPEPAEPLPPDGASGGTGDAEEEPGAERFHFSLCLPPGLQPKEGEDADAPGVAVHFAVCYRCAQGEYWDNNAGANYTLRYVRPADAL